The sequence CCCGCGAAGGCGAAGGCGAGAAGCTCGAGAGCATCGCCGCCGAGGAGCAGGTGCCCGCCGCCCGGGTGCGGCAGCGCGTGTCGCGGATGCGGCGATGGATGCGGGAGCGCTGGATGGCCGAGCTCGCCGCGGTCGCGGCGCTGGCCATCCTCGCGATCCTCATCGCCCGGCTCCTCCGGTCGACGAGCGAAGCGCCGATGATCGCGCCGCTGCCCGAGCCGCAGCCGAGCGCGCCGCCCGACGGGCCTCCGCCGCCGGTCGCACCGCCTTCGCCGCTCGACGCGCTGGAGCGCGCGAGGTCGCTCCGGGCCGAGGCGCTGCGCGCGTGCGACGAGGCGGCCTTCCGCCGGTGCCTGGACCAGCTCGACGAGGCGGATCGGCTCGACCCGGCGGGCCGCGACGCGCCGGAGATCGCCGCGGCGCGCGAGCGCGCGCTCGAGGCGCTCCGCGCGCCGACGGAGAAGGCCCCGGCGCCGGGGCCCGTCCACGAGAAGCTCGACAAGAAGGACGAGAGCAACTCGCGCCCCGCGCCGAAGCCGCGCCCGAAGGTGGCGCCGCCGCCCGCACAGAAGCCCACCTCGTCGGTGCCCGCGGAGCAGATGCTCAAGGAACAGATGCTCAAGTCGAGGAAAGCAGCGCCGAAATCGAAGGCGGGCGGCGGGCTCGACGAGATGGATTTGCCGTCGGGGAAGCTCTAGCCGCTCGCGCCGAGGAGCAAACGACGCGCCGAGATCGCGCCGATCGCGGCGGCGCGCCGTCGCCTCCGGAGCGGGGGGCCGACGCGCTCTCGAGGGGGAGCGGGGCGCGCCGCCGTACGAATCCATCTCGCAGTTTCCGGCGTAGTCGTCTAAACACGCTGGCGCTCGGCGCCATCAACGACGCCAAGGAGAGGAGCCCAGGAGATGCGAACGACGAGATGGCTTGGAATGGCATTCGCAGTGTCGCTGCTCGCGGCGAACGCCGGCTGCGCGGTCGAGCCCCAGCAGCAGACCGCGAAGGCGCCGGCACCGCCGCCCGCGCCGCCGCCGCCTGCGCCGCCTGCGCCGCCCCCTGACGCGGACGCGGATGGGGTGCTCGACGATGGCACCGACAAGTGCGTCGCCGAGAAGGAAGACGGCCTGCCGCCCGACGCCAAGGACGGCTGCAAGTCGACCGACCCGGACGGAGACGGCTTCGTTGCCGACGCCGACAAGTGCCCGACCGAGGCCGAGGTCAAGAACGGCTACAAGGACGACGACGGTTGTCCTGACGTCCCGCCGGTCGCCGTGCTCGGCAACGAGGTGAAGCTCAACGAGAAGATCGCCTTTGTCGCCGGCAAGCCCGATATCGAGCCCGCCTCGCAGGGACTCCTCGCGAACATCGCGCAGGTCCTCAAGGACCATCCGCAGATCCAGTTCGTCGAGGTCGCGGCCTACTCCGAGAAGCTCGCCAACGACGCCGCCGCCGTGACGCTCACGAAGAAGCGCGCCGAGGCGGTGGTGAAGGCGCTCACCGCGCTCGGGGTCGAGAAGAACCGCGTGCGGGCCGCCGGCTACGGGGCGCACTGCGCGACCGATCCGGGCGAGACCGAGGAGGCGAAGGAGAAGAATCGCCGCGTCGAGATCAAGATCATGCGGCTCGACGGCAAGGACACCGGCGTCGAGCTCGCCTGCGCCGCGGCCGCCACCAAGGGCCTCAAGCCGGCCGGCGTGCCCGCGACCGCGCCGAAGGGCGCCGCGAAGGCCTCCGACGCGAAGCCGGTGGACCCGAAGGCCGCCGCCAAGCCCGCGGAGGCGAAGCCCGCCGCTGCGCCTGCCGCACCGGCGCCCGCCGCTGCGCCGCCGGCCGCTGCGCAGCCCGCCGCCGCGCCTGCCGCCGCCGCGCCCGCCGCTGCGAAGCCCGGGGACACGAAGCCGGCCGCTGCGAAGCCTGCGGACACGAAGCCGGCCGAGACGAAGCCTGCCAGCGTGAAGTAGGCGCGCGGCGCCGGGGGTGAAGGAGCTCCCGGCCCTGCGGCCATGATGGAACCGCCAAGGCGCCATCAGACGCCAAGAAAAACACAAGAATCATGGCGTCTTATGGCGTCTTGGCGTCTTGGCGGTTCAAGAGCCCCCACCTCCGCCGGAATGACCCCGGCGCCGGGCAGCGGGCAGGCTAGCGAGCCTGTCCGCGCGCGGCGGCGAGCAGGTTGGTGAGCGCCTCCAGCGCGGCCTGCCGGCGCTGCGGCTCGGGCAGCGCGCCCGGGCGCAGGCGCTGGATCTCGGCGCACAGCGCGGCGCGATCGCCGGCGAGAGCCTCGCCGCACGGCGCGGCGCGCGCGCCGTCTCCGGGGGCGTCGCGCGGCGCAGGCTCGCCGGAGAGCACGGCCGCGGCGGCCTCGATGAGGCGCGCCGTCGTCGCGGCGCTCTCGCTCTCACCCCGGAAGCGGCCGACGAAGTCGGGCTGCTTCGAGAGCCGCGAGAGGACGTCCCAGCGCTGCTCGCGCACGGCGAGCTCCGTCGCGAAGAGCACGACCTTCAGGTTGCGGCCGAGGTCGGGGAGGGCGCGCGTCTCGGCGTCGAGCGCCATGAGATCGTCGACGACGCTCGCGTCGAGCGCCGCGGCCGCGCAGCGCACCGCGACGCTGAGCAGATCCGCGCGCAGCGCGGGGCCGAGCGAGGGAGCGCGGCCGAGCGCGCGCGCTGCGGCGAGCACGACGGGGCCGCAGTGCCCCTCGCGGCGCTGCCGCGCCAGCATGACGCCGGCGTCGTAGAGCCGGCCGCTCTGCCGCAGCGCCTCCACGGCCGCCGAGAACGCGTCGGGGTCGTACGTCCCCCGCTCCGCCGCCGTGAGGAAGCCGTCGAGGCTGCGCAGGGCAGGGCACGCGGCCGCGCTGCCCGCGCGCCGGAGGTGCGGCAGCTTGCCGAGGACGTCGGCGATGCGCAGCGAGAGCGCGAGGGGGTAGGCGTCGCAGGCGGGCTCCTCGTAGCCGCCGAGCTCGACCCTGGCCTCGGTGCACGCGAGCGGTCTGGCGACCGCGGCGAGCGAGCGCGCGGTCCTCGCGACGAGCGGGTCGAGCCCAGGGACCGCGGCGAGGCCGGTCGGGAGCGGAGCGAGGAGCGCCGCGACCGCGGCGTCGTCCGCGTCCGGCGGCAGGAGGCCGCGGACGAGCGTCCAGAGGTCGCCCGCGAGGAAGGGGTGACCGGCCTCGGCCGCGAGCTGGGCGTCGATCGCGAGCAGCGCGCGGGCGTCCCGGCCCCAGGCGAGCGGCTGATCCGGGCGCAGCCCCCGCCGCCCGAACCGGAGGCCGAACGAGAGCGCGGCGATCGCCCGGCGCGCCGCGGCGGTGCCGCGCTCGGCGTCGCCCTCGAGGAAGTGGTAGGCGGCCGCGAGCGCGGCGGCGCTGACGTAGGCGCGCGCCGCGTCCTCGTCGCTCCGGGGCGAGCCCTCGGGCGCGAGCGCCGCGGTGAGGGAGCCCTCGGGCTCGCCGCGGGTGCGGAGGCCGAGGCCGAGCTGGAAGCTGTTCGCCCCTTCGAGGAGCCCGGCGCCGTACGAGACGTCGAAGCTGAGCGAGAAGACGCGGGTCGCGGTCTTCTCCTCGTAGCGGTAGGTCATGCGCGGCACGCGCAGGCCGCGGGCGTCGGCGGCGGCGAGGACGCTGTCGAGGGCGTCGCGCGCCTCGGCGCGCCGGCCGCCGGCGAAGTCGCGCACGGCGCCGACGAGGGCGAGCACGTCGCCCGTGTCGGCCGCCTGGCAGGCGTCGTCCGACGCCTTGCTCATGGCGCTTGCATAGGTCGACGGATCCGGGGCAATGCCGGCGCGGGCCTTCGCGATCTCGCCGAGGTACGAGAGCGCCCAGGCGACCCGGCTGCCGCTGTCGTTCGCGAGCGCGATGGCGTCCGGCGACGGCGGCCCACCCAGCACGGCGGCGCCGAGGAGCGAGGCGAGCAGCGCGAGGTCGGCCTGGTCGCGCAGCCCGAGGGCCGAGAACGCGCGGGCGTAGCCGACGAACAGGCCCCTGAGGTCGCCGCCGTCCCGCGCGGCGGGGAGCGACGCGAGCGCGTCGAGCAGCGCGCCGTCGGCGGGGCCTCGTCCGGCGCCGCCGCGCCGCGCCGGATCGTCGCGGAACGCCGCGGAGAGCCCGCGGAGCACCCGGCCGAGCGGGGCGCCGCTCCGCTCGGCGAAGCGCTCCGCGGTGGACGACTCGAGGAGCGCGCGGGCGAGCGCGTAGCCGCCGGTGAGCGCGTCGGCGAGGTCGCGGTCGACCCAGCCGGAGAGGCCTGCGGCGACGGTGGCCTCGGCGTCCGCGGTCGGGAGGGTGAAGCGCGGCGGAGCGACGCGCTCCGCCGCGCCGGCGGCGCGCGGCGCGCGTGCGGGCGCCGAGAGGAGATCGATCGCGTCGGAGAGGAGCGTCACGAGGAGCCGCGCCCGGCGCGCCCACGGGCCGTCGCCCTGCCTGTACCGAGGCGCGAGCAGGATCCGCCGGCGGACGTCGCCGAGCCGCGCGAGGGCGCGGCGGGCCTCGGGGCTCGGCCCGCGCCCGGCGGCGCAGGCGGCCCCGGCCGGCGGCGGCTTGCGCGAGCGCTCGGTGAGGAGCACGGCGAGGACGCCGTCGGCCAGCGCGGTGACGTCCTCGACGAGCTGGGGCGGCGGCGCCTCCGCGGCGTCGGCCGCGCCGGCGTCGGCATCGCGCGCCGCGAGCCCAGCGACGGCGCGCCGGAGCGCGTCGCGCGCCTGCCGGCGCTCCGGGGGGAACCTGGCTGCGTCGGTCGCCTGCGGATCCAGCCCGCCGGCGGCGCCGAGCGCGGCGTAGCGGGAGAGGCTCGCGGCGAGCGCCGCGAGGCCGGGGTAGGGCAGCGCCGGGGCGGACGCGAGCGCGCGCTCGATCTGCGCGGACGAGAACGCGAGATCCGGCGCCTGACCCGAGGCGAGCCGGTACAGCGCGTCGGCGGCATAGAGGCCGGCGACGCCCCAGCCGGCCTGCTCGGTGAGCTCGCCGCGGAGCTTGGCGGTGAGCGCGCCCTGCAGGGCGAGGAAGTGCGGGGGCTGCACCTCGGGCGGGTACGCCATGCCCGCGAAGACGCCGGCGAGCGCCGCGCCGAGGACGGCCTCCGGGTCGTGCGCCTCGGCCATGCGGCGCTGCACGGTGACCTGCGTGAGATCGACGATGGCGTCGCGGAGGGGCTCGTCGGCGAGCACCCCGGGGCTGTAGGCGAGGGGGATCAGCGCGAGCGCGCGGTAGCGGCGCGGCGCGGCCTCCGCGAGGGCGCGCAGCGCCGCGAGGTGCGCGAGCCCCAGCTCGGTGGCGCGCCGGTGGACGGCGCTGCCCGCCTGGCCTGCGGCGGGCGCGGGGCCGCGCTCGTGGAGCAGGCTGGGCGCGAGGGCCCACGTGGTGCTCGTCTGGTCGACGGCGCGGACGAGCGCCTCGTAGCGCGGCAGCCACGCGTCGAGCGGGAGCCGTCGTCCCGGCGCCGCCGCGGTGCTCGCGGGCGCAGCGCCAGGGTCGCCCGGGGCGAGGGCGCCGGCGAGCGCCGCGGCGAACACGAGGTCGCGCGGGCCTTCCATGGGGGGCGCGAGGTCCCGGCCGCAGCCGGGCGCCTTGCCGAGCAGGTCGTCGAGCGCGTCGCGCCGGTCCGCGGGGACGGCCCGCAGCACGGCCGCGCCGCGGGCGCGCCACGCCGCGCGGCCGTCGCGGGCCGTGCGCACGCGGAGGAGGTCGCCGTAAGGCATGTCGCCCGGCGCGGGCGGGGGGTCGAGCCGGGGGGCCGAGGACGCGAAGGGAGCGTCGTCCTCGGGCTCCTCGAGCGCGACGCCGGCGGTCGCGAGCAGCTGCAGCGCGTAGCGGCCGCGCAGGACCGGCTCGTCGTTCGGGTCGCGCCCCTTCACCGCGGCCGCGAGGGCGTCGGCCGCGGCCGCGGCCTCGACGTAGCGGAAGCGGCCGGCGGCGCCGAAGGCGCGGCGGACGAGCGTGGCGAGCGCGATGTCGTCCGCGACCCGCGAGAGCGACGCGTCGCCGCGCGCGATCGGCGCGAGGCCGGCCATGAACGGCGCGAGCGGATCGGCCGGAAAGAGCTGGACCGCGCCGTGGCGGGCGTGCGCGTGGACGAGGTGCTCGTACCCGAGGGCCTCACCGAGCGCGAGGAGCAGCGCGTCGGCGCCGAGGGCTCCGGGGGGCGGCAGCGGCGCGGAACGGAGCCATTTCGCCGCGTCCGCACGCGCTCGCGCCGTGGCGGAGGGCTCCGCGCCCGCCTCGACGATGACCGCGGCGCGGGGGCCGGTCCCGCCGCGCCGGTCGAGGTCGCGGAGCAAGAGCGCCCACGGGTCGTCGGCGTCGCGGAAGGCGCGGGCCGCGACATAGCCGAGGGCAAGCTCGCGCGGGGGCCGGCCCTCCGCGAGGGCCGAGGCGAGGGCGCGCTCGCACGCGTCGAGGTGCGCAGGATCGCACTGAGCGGCCTGCGGCGGCGTGGCGGCCGGGGAGGCCGCGCCCCCGCAGCCGGCGGCGAGCAGCGCGAGGAGCACCGCGGAGCAGAGCGGGAGAGCGCGCGGCGAGGAGGACACGCGATCGTGCAGCATGGCGCGCGCGCGACCTTACACGAAGACCGCGGCATGGCCGCGATCGTCTCGCGGACGGAGGAGCTCGGCCGCCCTGCACCCCGCCAGGTTGCGGTGTCCCCGAGGATCCGTTACCAGATCATTGTACCTCGACGCGACAGGGGCACCGCATGGCGATTTCTCCCGAGGACATCGTTCCGCTGAGCCAGGCGGAGGCCCGGCTCACGGAGCTCGCAGACGAGGTTCGCGCGGGTCACGAGAAGATCCTCACGCGGAACGGGGAGGGGTACATCGCCCTCGTCGACGCACGCAGGCTGGACCACTATCACCGCCTCGAACGCGAGCACATTCACCTCACGCTCCTGGAGGAGGTGGATCGGGGCCTCGACGATATCGAGGCCGGGCGCACGATGAGTGTGGAGGAGCTCCGCGCCAAGTACCGCCGATGAGCCGCCGCGCCACTGTTCGGGTCACCGAGAACTTCGAGCGGAACCTGGACGAGATCCGGCGGTTTCTGGAGGAGGCGGGGCTCTCTTCCGCTTTCGGCGATCTTCTGGATCTCGTCTTCGAGGACGTGATCCCGAGCCTGGAAGTCTCGCCCCTGCTCGGATTCGACTTCCTTGCGCGTGCGCCACAGTCCGCGGAGGTCGAGGCGCGGATCCTGGCGCTGAAGCGCCGCCTCGGCTCCGACTCGTCGCTGCGGGAGTACATCGCTGGTGAGTACCTGTTGCTCTACGCGCTCAGCGGTGAGCGGATCCATCTGCTGGCCATCAAGCACCATCGCCAGCTCTCGTTCGATTTGCAGGCGCTCTGGCGCCGGTGATCGCACACCGGTCGCCGACTTTCCTTGCTGTCGTCGATCGCTCGTGCCGTCTGGGACGCGTTCCGCGGAGCCTTGCCGTGCCTCGCGGGAGGGCGCGTATCTCCGGTGCGGCGCCCGGACCGGGCAACCCTGTCTTCCTGCCCCCGGAGCGCCATGCTACTTGCGCGATATGCAACGGGCTTCGGAGCGACGAGGTGCCGGCGGCGCGGGGGGCGGCGGGAGCGTCGGTTGCGGGGCGCGCGGCGCCGCCGCGGCGCTCGGGCTCGTGATCCTCGCGCTCTCGGCGTGCAGCGAGGGCGAAGGCGGGTATGCCGGGACGACCGCGCGCGTCGGCAAGGACACAGAGACGCTCTACATCAACAACGGCAGCGAGCCCGAGTACCTGGATCCAGGGAAATCCAACGACTCGGCGAGCTCCACGCTCGTGCAGCAGATGTTCGAGGGGCTGACGACCTACGGCGCCGGCGACCTCCGCCCGGTGCAGGGGGTCGCGACCCACTGGGAGCAGAGCGACGACAACCGGCTCTTCCGGTTCCACCTGCGGCCGGAGGCGCGCTGGTCGGACGGCAAGCCGGTGACGGCGCACGACTTCGAGTACGCGTGGAAGCGGGTGCTGCGCCCCTCCACGGCCTCGCTCGCCGCGACGAACCTCTACGTCCTGAAGAACGGCGAGCTGTTCAGCCTCGGCAAGCTCAAGGCGCTGCGGGAGGCCGCGCCCCTCCGCGCGGCCCCCCGGCCCGACGCGCCGTCCGCGCTCGATCTGCCGAAGGGGGCGTTCGTCGTGGTGCTGGCGCGCTCGCCGATCCAGGTGGACACAGCGATCGCGCCCCTCGCGGCGCTGCCGGAGGGCTCCGCCGCCGTGACGTTCGCGAAGGGCGACGCGAAGGGCGGCGCAGGCGATCGGCTCTCGTTCGGCGCAGCGGGAGGCGGCTCAGCAGGAGGCGGCGCGGCAGGGGGCGACGCGGCCGCTGGCGGCGCGGCGCCGCTCGGCTCGGCGCCCGGCGGCGGCTGGCAGGGCGCCGTCGTCGACATCGTCCGCGTGGGCCCGCCGTGCAAGTGCAACGGCGCCGCCGACCGGTGGTTCGAGATCGAGCGGGGCGGCGCGCGCGGCTTCCTCCCGGGCTGCGCGCTCGTCCCCCCCGCGGGCAACGGCAACCCGGGCAAGGAGAGCGCGGGCGGCGCGCCGCGGTCGGAGGCGTACGCCGTCGTCACGCCGCACACGAGCCTCCCCACGTACGAACCCGCGGCGCCGCCCTCCGGCAGCGCCGCGCAAGGCGACCCCCCCGTGGGCTTCGTGCCCGACGCGCTGCTCGTCGAGGACGACGGCGCTGTCGGCGTCCGGGCAACGGACGACCTGACGCTCGACGTGCAGCTGGAACAGCCCACGCCCTACTTCACCGATCTCACCAGCTACGTGACGCTCTTCCCCGTGCGCAAGGACGTGATCGAGGCGTTCGAGAAGCGCGGCGAGCCCGAGCTCTGGTTCCGCCCCGAGAACATCGTGGTCAACGGCCCTTACACGCTCGATGAGTGGAAGTTCCGTTACGAGATCACGATGAAGCGGAATCCGATGTACTGGAACCACGACAAGCTGAAGATCCACCGCGTCGTGTGGCTGGAGGTCGAGCTCTACAACGCCACGATGAACATCTACAAGGCGGGGGATCTCGACTACCTGGGCGACAACACCTCGCTGCCCGCCGAGCACATGGACTGGCTGTCGACCAAGCGGGATTTCCAGCGGTACCCGTACCTCTCCATCTACTGGTTCGAGTTCAACACGAAGAAGCCGCCGGTCGACGACGCCCGCGTCCGCTGGGCGCTCAACCTCGCGGTCGACAAGCGGCAGATCGTCGAGAAGGTCACGCGGGCGGGGCAGATGCCGGCCACGCACTACGTCCCGGACTACACAGGATCGGGCTATGACGAGGCGGTCGCCGAGGACAGGAAGCTCGGGGTCGATCCGTTCTCGTCGCCGGACGTCTCGTTCAACCCCGAGCGCGCCCGCGCGATGCTCGCCGAGGCGGGGTACGAGGTCGTCCGGGAGGGCGACGGGTACCGGGCGAAGAGCTTCCCGGCGCTCGAGCTCCTCTACAACACGAGCGAGGGCCACAAGCAGATCGCTGTCGCGGTCCAGGACATGTGGAAGCGTCACCTCGGCATCTCGGTCACGCTGCGGAACGAGGAGTGGAAGGTGATGCTCAAGAACGTGCGCGACGGTCACTACCAGGTCGTGCGGTTCGGCTGGATCGGCGAGTACAACCACCCGGCGACGTGGCTCGGCACGCTGCTCTCGTACAGCCCGCAGAACCGGACCGGATGGGCCGACCAGGAGTTCGACGATCTGATGCGCGCCGCCGCGGCGACGGCCGATCCGAAGGAGAGCATCCGCGCGTTCCGCAAGGCGGAGAAGCGGGCCCTCGACGGCATGCCCAAGCTGCCGCTCTACTTCTACACGAAGTCGACGCTGGTGAAGCCGTGGGTCAAGGGGTTCAAGGGCAACTCGCGCGGCCTTCAGCTCGTCAAGTGGCTGTGGAACGACCCGAGCTGGCGCGACAACCCGTCGAACGAGACCGCGTCTCCGGAGCTCGAGTTCCCGACGCCGGGGCGGCTCGGCGCGCCCTGACGTGGACTGACGTGGCGGACGTGCCCTGACGTGACTGCGGCGCCGGGCCGGCCGCGCCCTGAGGTCCCCGTTGACGCGGCGGCCTGTGCCGTGGCCTCATCGACGCGAGCGCGGTACAGACCCTCTCGGGAGAACGACATGAGCAAGACGATCCTGGTCACCGGAGGCGCGGGCTACATCGGCTCGCACACCTGCGTGGAGCTCCTCCACGCGGGCTACCGGGTGGTGATCCTCGACAACCTCTGCAACAGCCGCAAGGCGGCGGTGGAGCGGGTGGAGCGGATCGCCGGGAAGCCGGTGACATTCATCCAGGGCGACATCCGCGACGCGGCGCTCCTGGATCGGCTGCTCACCGAGCACCCGATCGACGCGACGATCCACTTCGCGGGGCTGAAGGCCGTCGGCGAGTCGGTCGAGAAGCCGCTCTCGTACTACGAGAACAACGTCGCGGGGACCGTGTGCCTGCTCAAGGCGCTCGACGCGCGGGGCGCGCGAAAGCTGGTGTTCAGCTCGTCCGCCACCGTCTACGGCGATCCCGAGCGCGTGCCGCTCGACGAGGGGAGCCGGCTCGGGCCGACCAACCCCTACGGGCAGTCCAAGTTCATGGTGGAGCAGATCCTCCGCGACGTGGCGGCCACCGGGGGCTGGTCGCTCGGGTCGCTGCGCTACTTCAACCCCGTGGGCGCCCACGAGAGCGGGCTCATCGGGGAGGATCCGAACGGGATCCCGAACAACCTCACGCCGTTCATCACCCAGGTCCTCGTGGGGCGGCGCGACAAGCTCCGGGTGTTCGGGGGCGACTGGCCGACGCCGGACGGCACCGGCGTGCGCGACTACATCCACGTGGTCGACCTCGCGCTCGGGCACCTCGCCGCCCTGAACCGCATCTTCACCGTCGGCGATAGCTTCACCGTCAACCTCGGCACCGGGCGGGGACACTCCGTGCTGGAGATGGTCGCCGCGTTCGAGAAGGTCAGCGGGAGGCGCGTCGCCCACGAGATCGTGGCGCGCCGCCCCGGGGACGTTGCCTCGGTGTACGCGGATCCGGCGCGCGCGGTGAAGCTCCTCGGCTGGCGCGCGGAGCGAGATCTCGAGACCATGTGCCGCGACAGCTGGCGCTGGCAGGAGCAGAACCCGAAGGGGTTCGCCGATTAGGGCCGCGGATCTATCCCTTGTGCCCTCGCGCCGCTGCGGCGCGCTGCTGCTCGCAGCCCTCTCGTGCCCGCTCGCGGCCTGCGCGGGCGAGGCCGAGGGCTACGTCGGGACGACGGCGCGCGTCGGCAAGGACGTCACGACCTTCTACGTCAACAACGCCGACGAGCCGGAGTACCTCGATCCCGGCAAGGCCGCCGACACGGTGAGCATGACGCTGCTCCACCAGATGTTCGAGGGGCTGACCAGCTACGCGCCTGGCGATCTCCACGCGGCGCAGGGGGTCGCGACGCGCTGGGAGCGCAGCGACGACAACCGGTTCTTCCGGTTCCACCTGCGGCCGGAGGCGCGCTGGTCCGACGGCAAACCGGTGACGGCGCACGACTTCGAGTACGCGTGGAAGCGGGTGCTGCGCCCCTCCACGGCCTCGCTCGCCGCGACGAACCTGCACGTCCTGAAGAACGGCGAGCTGTTCAACCTGGGCAAGCTGAAGGCGCTGCGCGAGGACGCGACGCTGCGCCGCGCGCCTCGGCCCGACGCGCCGCCCGCGCTGTCGTTGCCGCGGGGCGCGTTCGTCGTCGTGCTCGGCCAGTCGCCCGCCCGGGTGACGTCGGCGGTGGCGCCCCTCGCGGCGCCGCCTCCCGGGGTGACCTCGGTGACGTACGCCGAGCCCGACGAGGCGACCGGCGTTGGCGAGCGGCTCTCGTTCGACGCGGCCGGCGCGGCCCCGCCGCCCGCGCCGCGCGACGCCACCCCTGGCGGCGGGTGGCGGGGCGCCGAGGTCGCCCTCCTCGCGGCCGGTCCGCCGGTCGCTTGCAACGGCGCGGCCGACCGCTGGTTCGAGATCGAGGGGCCAGCGGGCCGCGGCTTCCTCCCGGGCTGCCTGCTCGCCCCCGTGGACGCCGCCGCCTACGCGCTGGTCGCGCCCCACGCGGATCTCCCCACGTACGACCCCGCCGCGCCTCGGCGCGACGCGCCTCCTTCCGGCTCCGGCGGGGCGACCGGCTTCGTCGCCTCGTCGTCGCTCGTGGAGGACGACGCCGCCGTGGGCGTGCGGGCCCGCGACGACCTGACCCTCGACGTCGAGCTCGAGAAGCCGACCCCGTACTTCACCGATCTCACGAGCTTCGTCACCCTGTTCCCGGTGCGCCGCGACGTCGTCGAGCCGTTCGAGGCGCGCGGCGAGCCGGAGCTCTGGTTTCGCCCCGAGAACATCGTGGTCAACGGGCCTTATCGGCTCGACGAGTGGAAGTTCCGGTACGAGATCACGATGGACCGGAACCCTTTGTACTGGGGCCATGACGCGCTCCGGATCCACCGGATCGTCTGGATGGAGATCGCCCAGTACAACGCCACCCTGCAGCTCTACAAGGCGGGGGACATCGACTACCTGGGAGACAACTGCGAGCTCCCTTATGACCACCTCGGCTGGCTGTCCGGGAAGAAGGATCTCCGGCGCACCGAGTTCCTCTCCACGGTGTATTACGAGCTCAACACGAGGAAGCCGCCGGTCGACGATCCGCGCGTCCGGTGGGCGCTGAACCTCGCGATCGACAAGCGGGAGCTCGTCGAGAAGATCACGCGGCTCGGGAAGCCGGCGACCCACTACGTGCCCGACATCACCGGATCTGGCTATGCCGAGCAGGCGGCGGAGGACAGGGCGCGCGGCGCGGATCCGTTCTCGAGCCCCGAGGTCGGCCACGACCCGGCGCGCGCCCGCGCGCTGCTCGCCGAGGCGGGGTACGAGGTCGTCCGCGAGGGAGACGAGCTGCGGGCGAAGGGGTTTCCGCCGCTCGAGATCCTCTACAACACGGGGGAGGGGCACGCGCAGGTCGCCGTGGCCATCCAGGACATGTGGAAGCGCCACCTCGGGGTCTCCGCGGCGCTGCGGAGCGAGGAGTGGCGCGTGATGCTCAAGGACCTCCGTGACGGCAACTTCCAGGTGATCCGGCTGGGCTGGCTGGCCGACTACAACCATCCGCAGACGTGGCTCGGGACGTTCCTGTCCCAGAGCCCCCAGAACCGGAGCGGCTGGGCGGACGCGGAGTTCGACAAGGCGGTCGCCGAGGCGGCCGCGACGGCCGATCTCGGGGAGAGCATCCGGCGCTTCCGGGCGGCCGAGCGGCGGGCGCTCGACGGGATGTGCAGGATACCGCTCTACTTCGAGGAGAAGCCGACCCTGGTGAAGCCGTGGGTGAGGGGGTACATCCCCAACGCGCGGAACACGCAGCTCATCAAATGGCTCTGGATCGACCCGGACTGGCAGAAGGGGCCGGCCGGAGAGCCGCCGCCCGTGCTGGAGCTGCCGCCGCCGGGGCGGCTGGGCGGGGGGCAGTGAGCGATCCCGGCGCGCCCCCCTTGAAGTAGCGGCGGGCCGGGCGCTCAGCGCTCCAGCAGCTCTGCCACCGAGTCGAGCACCCGCCGGTCCGAGAGCATCCAGCGGTGCAGCGCGACCGGCACGGCGCGCGTTGTGCGGGCGCCGGGGAGCTCGCTGGAGCGGGCGGGGACGATCATCACGTCGAAAGGCGTGTAGAGCACGTGCACCTCGACCGGGCCCCAGGGATCCGGGTCCGCAGCGAGGTCGCGCAGAAGAGGGCTGCCCGGGCGCATCTGCTGCACGC is a genomic window of Sorangium aterium containing:
- a CDS encoding peptide ABC transporter substrate-binding protein: MPSRRCGALLLAALSCPLAACAGEAEGYVGTTARVGKDVTTFYVNNADEPEYLDPGKAADTVSMTLLHQMFEGLTSYAPGDLHAAQGVATRWERSDDNRFFRFHLRPEARWSDGKPVTAHDFEYAWKRVLRPSTASLAATNLHVLKNGELFNLGKLKALREDATLRRAPRPDAPPALSLPRGAFVVVLGQSPARVTSAVAPLAAPPPGVTSVTYAEPDEATGVGERLSFDAAGAAPPPAPRDATPGGGWRGAEVALLAAGPPVACNGAADRWFEIEGPAGRGFLPGCLLAPVDAAAYALVAPHADLPTYDPAAPRRDAPPSGSGGATGFVASSSLVEDDAAVGVRARDDLTLDVELEKPTPYFTDLTSFVTLFPVRRDVVEPFEARGEPELWFRPENIVVNGPYRLDEWKFRYEITMDRNPLYWGHDALRIHRIVWMEIAQYNATLQLYKAGDIDYLGDNCELPYDHLGWLSGKKDLRRTEFLSTVYYELNTRKPPVDDPRVRWALNLAIDKRELVEKITRLGKPATHYVPDITGSGYAEQAAEDRARGADPFSSPEVGHDPARARALLAEAGYEVVREGDELRAKGFPPLEILYNTGEGHAQVAVAIQDMWKRHLGVSAALRSEEWRVMLKDLRDGNFQVIRLGWLADYNHPQTWLGTFLSQSPQNRSGWADAEFDKAVAEAAATADLGESIRRFRAAERRALDGMCRIPLYFEEKPTLVKPWVRGYIPNARNTQLIKWLWIDPDWQKGPAGEPPPVLELPPPGRLGGGQ